The following are encoded together in the Leisingera caerulea DSM 24564 genome:
- the argE gene encoding acetylornithine deacetylase, with translation MTDLATTLEILERLTAFDTVSRNSNLDLAAYAEGFLTGHGFAVTRIPSPDGTKTGLYAEKGPDGPGVLLSAHTDVVPVDGQVWTRDPFRLTREGERVYGRGTTDMKGYAASVLALAGRAAKADLTEPLKIVLSYDEEIGCVGIQQMLERLAPLAGSPRACFVGEPTGMQVATGHKGKAALRAVCHGQSGHSALAPEFTNALHLAADFLTELRALQADFAANGAQDAAYDVPYTTVHAGKITGGTVLNIVPDRAEITFEYRHLAADRAGDILARIEAAAEKVSARYPAPEARIEVAQYNAYPGLDVAPDSPVVAYARKLACSSGSAKVAFGTEAGFFAQLGIPTVVCGPGSMAGQGHKPDEYLELSQLAACDAMMDRILEDLTG, from the coding sequence TTGACTGACCTTGCCACGACGCTGGAGATCCTGGAGCGGCTGACCGCCTTCGACACGGTCAGCCGCAACTCCAACCTGGACCTGGCCGCCTATGCCGAGGGTTTCCTGACCGGGCATGGCTTTGCGGTGACGCGTATCCCGTCGCCGGATGGCACCAAAACCGGGCTTTACGCCGAAAAAGGCCCGGATGGACCGGGGGTTCTGTTGTCGGCGCATACGGATGTGGTGCCGGTGGACGGGCAGGTGTGGACCCGCGACCCCTTCCGCCTGACCCGCGAAGGCGAACGCGTCTATGGCCGCGGCACCACCGACATGAAGGGCTATGCGGCCAGTGTTCTGGCGCTGGCCGGGCGGGCGGCAAAGGCTGATCTGACAGAGCCGCTGAAGATTGTGCTGTCGTATGACGAGGAGATCGGCTGTGTTGGCATCCAGCAAATGCTGGAGCGTCTGGCGCCGCTGGCCGGCAGCCCACGCGCCTGTTTTGTGGGGGAGCCGACAGGGATGCAGGTGGCCACGGGCCACAAGGGCAAGGCCGCCCTGCGCGCCGTCTGCCACGGCCAGAGCGGCCATTCGGCCCTGGCGCCGGAATTCACCAACGCGTTGCACCTGGCGGCGGACTTCCTGACCGAACTGCGCGCGCTGCAGGCGGATTTCGCCGCCAATGGCGCGCAGGACGCAGCCTATGACGTGCCTTATACCACTGTGCACGCAGGGAAAATCACTGGCGGCACCGTGCTCAACATCGTGCCGGACCGGGCTGAGATCACATTCGAGTACCGCCATCTTGCCGCCGACCGGGCTGGAGATATTCTGGCCCGGATCGAAGCCGCAGCGGAGAAGGTCAGCGCCCGCTACCCGGCGCCGGAGGCGCGGATTGAGGTGGCGCAATACAACGCCTACCCCGGCCTTGACGTGGCGCCGGACAGCCCGGTCGTGGCCTATGCCCGCAAACTCGCCTGCAGCAGCGGCTCGGCCAAGGTGGCGTTTGGCACCGAGGCCGGGTTCTTTGCCCAGCTCGGCATTCCCACCGTGGTTTGCGGTCCCGGCTCGATGGCGGGGCAGGGGCACAAGCCGGACGAATACCTGGAGCTGAGCCAGCTGGCCGCCTGTGATGCGATGATGGACCGGATCCTGGAAGACCTGACCGGCTGA
- a CDS encoding dodecin, whose translation MSDAIYKTVDVVGSSASSIEDAVSGAIARASKTIDHISWFEVGEIRGHVEDGKVAHYQVGLKIGFRLD comes from the coding sequence ATGAGTGACGCAATTTACAAGACGGTCGATGTGGTGGGCAGTTCCGCCAGCAGCATCGAGGACGCGGTGAGCGGGGCAATTGCCCGGGCGTCCAAGACCATCGACCACATCAGCTGGTTCGAGGTGGGCGAGATCCGCGGCCATGTCGAGGACGGCAAGGTCGCCCACTATCAGGTCGGCCTCAAGATCGGGTTCCGGCTTGACTGA
- a CDS encoding aspartate ammonia-lyase: MHATRAERDTIGQLDLPADSLHGIQTERARQNFPITGVPLSHFPALVRALAMVKSAAARANAETGGLTPDKAAAITAACAEIIAGQHHAHFSVDMIQGGAGTSTNMNANEVIANLALMRMGHRPGDYAHLHPNDDVNHGQSTNDVYPTAIRLAVLASTAPLCEALHKVQQAFDERAQAFDGIAKVGRTQLQDAVPMSLGVEFASFAVTVGEDIDRLRDVSRLLTEVNLGGTAIGTCVNAEPGYAPLALRCLSELSGFELSQAGHLVEASSDLGAFVTYSGVLKRVAVKLSKICNDLRLLSSGPRAGIGEITLPAVQAGSSIMPGKVNPVIPEVVNQVCYQVIGNDLTITMAAEAGQLQLNAMEPVVAYNLLESIRILKNAVEVLTEKCVTGITANEDRCAALLDNSLVLATALAPHLGYDAAAGIAKEALASGRSLRAVLEETGKLSADKSDKILRNAAMLKGPEH, translated from the coding sequence ATGCACGCAACCCGCGCGGAACGAGACACGATCGGGCAGCTGGACCTGCCCGCAGACAGCCTGCACGGCATCCAGACAGAACGGGCACGGCAGAATTTCCCGATCACCGGCGTGCCGCTGTCGCATTTCCCGGCGCTGGTGCGGGCCCTGGCGATGGTGAAATCCGCCGCCGCCCGCGCCAATGCAGAAACCGGCGGGCTGACGCCGGACAAGGCCGCTGCGATCACCGCCGCCTGTGCAGAGATCATCGCCGGGCAGCATCATGCGCATTTCAGCGTGGATATGATCCAGGGCGGGGCCGGCACCTCCACCAACATGAACGCCAATGAGGTGATCGCCAATCTGGCTCTGATGCGGATGGGGCACCGCCCGGGCGATTACGCGCATCTGCACCCCAATGACGACGTGAACCACGGCCAGTCCACCAATGACGTCTACCCCACCGCCATCCGGCTGGCGGTGCTGGCCAGCACCGCGCCGCTGTGCGAAGCCTTGCACAAGGTGCAGCAGGCCTTTGACGAGCGCGCCCAGGCCTTTGACGGCATCGCCAAGGTGGGCCGCACCCAGCTGCAGGACGCGGTGCCGATGTCCCTGGGGGTGGAGTTCGCCTCTTTCGCGGTCACCGTGGGCGAGGATATCGACCGGCTGCGCGATGTCAGCCGGCTGCTGACCGAAGTGAACCTGGGCGGCACCGCCATCGGCACCTGCGTCAATGCGGAACCGGGCTATGCACCGCTGGCGCTGCGCTGCCTGTCGGAGCTGTCGGGGTTTGAGCTGTCGCAGGCGGGCCACCTGGTCGAGGCGTCCTCCGACCTTGGTGCCTTTGTCACCTATTCCGGGGTTCTGAAGCGGGTGGCGGTGAAGCTCTCGAAGATCTGCAACGACCTGCGGCTGTTGTCCTCCGGCCCGAGGGCGGGGATCGGCGAGATCACTCTGCCCGCGGTGCAGGCGGGGTCGTCGATCATGCCGGGCAAGGTCAACCCGGTGATCCCGGAGGTGGTCAATCAGGTCTGCTATCAGGTGATCGGCAACGATCTGACCATCACCATGGCGGCAGAGGCCGGGCAATTGCAGCTTAACGCGATGGAGCCGGTGGTGGCCTACAACCTGCTGGAATCCATCCGTATTCTGAAAAACGCGGTGGAGGTTCTGACAGAGAAATGCGTGACCGGGATCACCGCCAACGAAGACCGCTGCGCCGCGCTGCTGGACAACAGCCTGGTGCTGGCCACCGCCCTGGCGCCGCATCTGGGTTATGACGCCGCCGCCGGCATCGCCAAGGAAGCGCTGGCCAGCGGCCGCAGCCTCCGCGCAGTGCTGGAGGAGACCGGCAAATTGTCAGCTGACAAATCCGATAAGATTTTACGCAATGCCGCCATGCTGAAAGGGCCGGAGCATTAA
- a CDS encoding ABC transporter permease → MAAGAATGGSVRADTYKDARGWLLLPSWAVLGIFVLGPVCMMLVYSFLTKEFRGGVIWEFSLAAYDQFFFDRGLFGDEPPTIEWTYIAIFWRSIWQAGAATLLSLLIGFPTAYFIATRPEHIRPVWVFLITIPYWVNLLIRTVSMKFLLRDQGPLNDFLTGTGLIDSPIHIINTDFAVQLGLFYSYLPFMVLPIYAAVERYNFSLSEAAADLYASKWTTLRRIVLPAVKPGVVAGCILVFVPSMGSFLAPDLLGGAKNFMIGSLIEEQFKGNAGNWPFGAAASMILLTMVLIILLFSARQQAKADKAGG, encoded by the coding sequence ATGGCAGCAGGCGCAGCAACCGGCGGCTCAGTCCGCGCAGACACATACAAGGACGCCCGCGGCTGGCTGCTGCTGCCGTCCTGGGCGGTGCTCGGCATCTTTGTGCTGGGGCCCGTCTGCATGATGCTGGTCTATTCCTTCCTGACCAAGGAATTCCGCGGCGGGGTGATCTGGGAGTTCTCCCTTGCGGCCTATGACCAGTTCTTCTTTGACCGCGGGCTGTTCGGGGATGAGCCGCCCACCATCGAGTGGACCTATATCGCTATCTTCTGGCGCTCCATCTGGCAGGCGGGGGCGGCGACGCTCCTCAGCCTCCTGATCGGTTTTCCGACCGCCTATTTCATCGCCACGCGGCCGGAACATATCCGCCCCGTCTGGGTGTTTTTGATCACCATTCCCTATTGGGTGAACCTGCTGATCCGCACCGTTTCGATGAAGTTCCTTTTGCGCGACCAGGGGCCGCTGAATGACTTCCTGACCGGCACCGGGCTGATCGACAGCCCGATCCATATCATCAACACCGACTTTGCGGTGCAGCTGGGGCTGTTCTACTCCTACCTGCCGTTCATGGTGCTGCCGATTTACGCGGCGGTGGAGCGCTATAACTTCTCGCTGTCTGAGGCGGCGGCGGACCTTTACGCCAGCAAATGGACCACCCTGCGCCGGATCGTGCTGCCCGCGGTGAAACCGGGCGTGGTGGCGGGCTGCATCCTGGTGTTCGTGCCCTCGATGGGCTCCTTCCTGGCGCCGGATCTTCTGGGCGGGGCCAAAAACTTCATGATCGGATCGCTGATCGAGGAGCAGTTCAAGGGCAACGCAGGCAACTGGCCGTTCGGGGCCGCCGCCTCGATGATCCTGCTGACCATGGTGCTGATCATCCTGCTGTTTTCCGCCCGCCAGCAGGCCAAAGCAGACAAGGCAGGGGGCTGA
- a CDS encoding ABC transporter ATP-binding protein has protein sequence MPANKTDAIDVRNAVKRYGDFTALKRISLTIRDNEFFTLLGPSGCGKTTLLRMIAGFEDVTEGEILLFGDGIASLPPHQRPVNTVFQNYALFPHMTILDNVAFGLEMRGKSKSAARERAAEMLELVQLSQFAARKPSQLSGGQQQRVALARALAPQPKVLLLDEPLSALDLKLRKQMQLELKHLQRETGITFIFVTHDQEEALTMSDRIAVMSAGELQQLGTPTEIYERPRNMFVADFIGETNLLEVSVDQVMNGRATCHLGGGHALTCNSVDGIGAGAKVHMSVRPERLFMSDVPVEAESLKGRVAENIFVGTDISTLVDLAEGPQFIVRTSNSDRGNKRIFEPGSEIFVNMELGAGRLLMD, from the coding sequence GTGCCCGCAAACAAGACAGATGCGATTGATGTGCGCAACGCGGTCAAGCGCTACGGGGACTTCACCGCCCTCAAGCGCATTTCGCTGACCATCAGGGACAACGAGTTCTTCACCCTGCTGGGGCCGTCGGGCTGCGGCAAGACCACGCTGTTGCGGATGATCGCCGGGTTCGAGGATGTGACCGAGGGCGAGATCCTGCTGTTCGGCGACGGCATCGCAAGCCTGCCGCCGCACCAGCGGCCGGTGAACACGGTGTTCCAGAACTATGCGCTGTTTCCGCATATGACGATCCTGGACAACGTGGCCTTTGGCCTGGAGATGCGCGGCAAGTCCAAGTCCGCCGCCCGCGAACGCGCGGCGGAGATGCTGGAGCTGGTCCAGCTGTCGCAATTCGCTGCCCGCAAGCCGTCCCAGCTCTCAGGCGGCCAGCAGCAGCGTGTGGCGCTGGCGCGTGCGCTGGCGCCACAACCAAAAGTCCTGCTGCTGGATGAGCCGCTGTCGGCGCTGGATCTGAAGCTGCGCAAGCAGATGCAGCTGGAGCTGAAGCACCTGCAGCGGGAAACCGGGATCACCTTCATTTTCGTGACCCACGACCAGGAAGAGGCGCTGACCATGTCCGACCGCATCGCGGTGATGTCGGCGGGCGAGCTGCAGCAATTGGGTACCCCGACCGAGATCTATGAACGGCCGCGCAATATGTTCGTGGCGGATTTCATCGGCGAAACCAACCTGTTGGAGGTGTCGGTGGATCAGGTGATGAATGGCCGCGCGACCTGTCATCTGGGCGGCGGCCATGCGCTGACCTGCAATTCGGTCGACGGTATCGGCGCAGGCGCCAAGGTGCATATGTCCGTGCGGCCTGAGCGGCTGTTCATGTCCGACGTGCCGGTGGAGGCCGAAAGCCTCAAGGGCCGGGTTGCCGAAAACATATTCGTGGGCACCGACATCAGCACGCTGGTCGATCTGGCCGAGGGGCCGCAGTTCATCGTGCGGACCTCCAATTCCGACCGCGGCAACAAGCGGATCTTTGAGCCGGGCAGCGAGATTTTCGTCAACATGGAGCTGGGGGCCGGGCGCCTCCTGATGGACTGA
- a CDS encoding oxidoreductase, with protein sequence MRDPRYDILFEPMKIGPLTAKNRFYQVPHCNGGGYRDPSAAAEMRGVKAEGGWGVIFTEQCEMHHTSEITPFIELRLWEDKDIPQLRRMSEKMKTHGALAGIQLAYSGINGPNLYSKEVPLAPSALPIRTFTNDPVQARALDKRDIKDLRRWFVNAAKRSKEAGFDLICLYGAHGFGIFQHFLSRATNQRSDEYGGSLENRARFSQEVIADMRDAVGDSMAITLRVSLDETIGELGFSNAEVRDYIEMNKDLPDLWDLAQGTWEDCSGPSRFKEEAAQEQLVRGIHELTEKPIVGVGRFTSPDVMAKMVKSGTLDFIGCARPSIADPFLPKKIEEGRIEDIRECIGCNICITGDMTMSISRCTQNPTFMEEWRKGWHPEKMNTKGGSDNVLIVGSGPAGLEAAWALCRRGYDVAVAEARDVIGGRVTRERQLPGLNAWGRVVDYRDYQLSQRPNVEIYRESPLDADSILEFGFENVCIATGSTWRRDGVSRQHVVPMPIGEGAKVYTPDDLMDGTIPEGRVVVYDDDHYYMGGVLAELLASKGAQVTLVTPSAYVSDWTNNTLEQVAIHPRLVEAGVKIVLNQGITEIHAGHVVSNCTYTDRTWTIEADAVVMVASRIGNDALYENLLSRQAEWLDAGIKSVKLIGDANAPGPIAWATYAGHRYARELDGPDLGDALPFRREITELAAE encoded by the coding sequence TTGCGCGATCCCCGCTATGATATTCTGTTCGAGCCGATGAAGATCGGCCCGCTTACCGCCAAGAACCGGTTTTACCAGGTGCCGCATTGCAATGGCGGCGGCTACCGCGACCCCTCTGCCGCGGCGGAGATGCGGGGCGTCAAGGCCGAAGGCGGCTGGGGCGTGATCTTCACCGAACAGTGCGAGATGCACCACACCAGCGAAATCACCCCCTTCATCGAACTGCGCCTGTGGGAGGACAAGGACATCCCGCAGCTGCGCCGGATGTCGGAAAAGATGAAGACCCACGGCGCGCTGGCGGGCATCCAGCTGGCCTATTCCGGGATCAACGGCCCGAACCTTTATTCCAAGGAGGTGCCGCTGGCGCCCTCTGCGCTGCCGATCCGCACCTTCACCAATGACCCGGTGCAGGCGCGTGCGCTGGACAAGCGGGACATCAAGGACCTGCGCCGCTGGTTCGTGAACGCGGCGAAACGGTCCAAGGAGGCCGGATTTGACCTGATCTGCCTGTATGGCGCGCATGGGTTCGGCATCTTCCAGCACTTCCTGAGCCGCGCCACCAACCAGCGGTCGGATGAATACGGCGGCAGTCTGGAAAACCGCGCGCGGTTCAGCCAGGAAGTGATCGCGGATATGCGCGATGCGGTGGGCGACAGCATGGCGATCACCCTGCGGGTTTCCTTGGATGAGACCATTGGTGAACTCGGATTCTCCAACGCCGAGGTGCGCGACTATATCGAGATGAACAAGGACCTGCCGGATCTGTGGGATCTGGCGCAGGGCACGTGGGAGGATTGCTCCGGGCCGAGCCGTTTCAAGGAGGAAGCCGCGCAGGAGCAGCTGGTGCGCGGCATACATGAGCTGACGGAGAAGCCCATCGTCGGTGTCGGCCGCTTCACCAGCCCCGATGTTATGGCGAAGATGGTGAAATCCGGCACGCTCGATTTCATCGGCTGCGCGCGGCCCTCGATTGCCGACCCCTTCCTGCCGAAAAAGATCGAGGAAGGCCGCATCGAGGACATCCGCGAATGCATCGGCTGCAACATCTGCATCACAGGCGACATGACCATGTCGATCAGCCGCTGCACCCAGAACCCGACCTTCATGGAGGAATGGCGCAAGGGCTGGCATCCGGAGAAGATGAACACCAAGGGTGGCAGCGATAACGTGCTGATTGTGGGCTCCGGCCCCGCAGGCCTGGAAGCCGCCTGGGCGCTGTGCCGCCGCGGCTATGACGTGGCGGTTGCGGAGGCCAGGGACGTGATCGGCGGGCGGGTAACGCGCGAGCGCCAGCTGCCGGGCCTTAACGCTTGGGGGCGTGTCGTGGACTACCGCGACTATCAGCTGAGCCAGCGTCCGAATGTGGAGATCTACCGCGAAAGCCCGCTGGACGCGGACAGCATCCTGGAGTTCGGGTTTGAGAACGTCTGTATCGCCACTGGCTCCACCTGGCGCCGTGACGGGGTCTCCCGCCAGCATGTGGTGCCGATGCCGATTGGTGAGGGTGCCAAGGTCTATACCCCTGACGACCTGATGGACGGCACCATCCCCGAGGGCCGCGTGGTGGTTTATGACGACGACCACTACTACATGGGCGGGGTTCTGGCCGAGCTTTTGGCCTCGAAAGGCGCGCAGGTGACGCTGGTCACGCCGTCGGCCTATGTCAGCGACTGGACCAACAACACGCTGGAGCAGGTGGCAATCCATCCGCGTCTGGTCGAGGCCGGGGTGAAAATCGTGCTCAATCAGGGCATTACCGAAATCCACGCCGGTCACGTGGTCAGCAACTGCACCTATACGGACCGCACCTGGACCATCGAAGCGGACGCGGTGGTGATGGTTGCCTCGCGCATTGGCAACGACGCCCTTTATGAAAACCTCCTCAGCCGCCAGGCGGAATGGCTGGACGCAGGCATCAAATCGGTCAAACTGATTGGCGATGCGAACGCGCCGGGGCCGATTGCGTGGGCTACTTACGCAGGCCACCGCTATGCGCGCGAGCTGGACGGGCCGGACCTCGGCGATGCGCTGCCGTTCCGCCGCGAGATCACCGAGCTGGCCGCAGAGTGA